A single Spirochaetota bacterium DNA region contains:
- a CDS encoding adenylate/guanylate cyclase domain-containing protein — protein sequence MPWGRWMEIPGMERDLHFEILKSERLRMAVLLAIFTILTAGNVLFSLLPAVIYNPFHALFGAKFPFTAFMLFGCFAIAYEAALLALVHLAIRKRVYPPEGTRYGNAFGETSFVTAILAITAYSLGPEIALNSPAVLTYYFFIVLSTLRLRFSLSFFTGAVAASEYLGLSAWYFSASFSAPAEFFSSIFPCIGRSAVLLASGAVAGFVADQIMRRLARSQRLAAERTRILSLFGQHVSPAVAEKLLSQKTSFTGEERFITIMFFDIRGFTRFSENRSPGEVIEYLNAIFTHLIARVNEHNGIINKFLGDGFMAVFGAPVSNGMDVQNAVGAACAIARTVDELNARGEIPATRIGIGLHAGRAVTGNVGSEERKEYTIIGDAVNLASRVEQLNKKHRSTVLVTEAVYSIVREQYDFRPLPAVRVKGRRKPVKIYRLI from the coding sequence ATGCCGTGGGGAAGGTGGATGGAAATTCCGGGAATGGAACGCGACCTTCATTTCGAGATACTTAAAAGCGAGCGCCTGCGCATGGCGGTGCTCCTGGCGATTTTCACGATACTCACCGCGGGCAACGTCCTGTTCTCGCTCCTCCCCGCGGTGATCTACAATCCCTTCCACGCGCTGTTCGGCGCGAAATTCCCTTTTACCGCGTTCATGCTGTTCGGCTGCTTCGCCATCGCGTACGAGGCGGCGCTCCTGGCCCTGGTGCACCTCGCGATACGAAAGCGCGTTTACCCGCCCGAGGGCACGCGGTACGGGAACGCCTTCGGGGAAACCTCCTTCGTGACGGCGATACTCGCCATCACGGCGTATTCCCTGGGGCCCGAAATCGCGCTCAACTCGCCCGCGGTGCTCACGTATTACTTCTTCATCGTCCTCTCGACCCTCCGGCTCAGGTTTTCCCTGAGCTTCTTCACCGGGGCGGTGGCCGCGTCCGAATACCTGGGCCTGAGCGCGTGGTATTTCAGCGCAAGCTTTTCGGCCCCCGCGGAATTCTTCTCGTCCATCTTCCCGTGTATCGGACGGTCCGCCGTGCTCCTCGCGAGCGGGGCCGTCGCGGGCTTCGTCGCGGACCAGATAATGCGCCGGCTGGCGCGCTCGCAGCGGCTCGCCGCGGAGCGCACGCGCATACTGAGCCTCTTCGGGCAGCACGTGTCCCCCGCGGTCGCCGAAAAGCTCCTGTCCCAGAAAACCTCCTTCACGGGGGAAGAGCGCTTTATCACCATAATGTTTTTCGATATCCGCGGATTCACCCGCTTCTCGGAAAACAGGAGCCCCGGCGAGGTGATCGAGTATCTCAACGCCATCTTCACCCATCTCATCGCGCGCGTGAACGAACACAACGGCATCATCAACAAGTTCCTGGGGGACGGATTCATGGCGGTGTTCGGGGCGCCGGTATCGAACGGCATGGACGTGCAGAACGCGGTGGGTGCGGCGTGCGCCATCGCGCGCACCGTGGACGAGCTGAACGCGCGCGGGGAAATCCCGGCGACCAGGATAGGCATAGGACTGCACGCGGGCCGGGCGGTCACGGGAAACGTAGGCTCCGAGGAGCGCAAGGAGTACACCATAATCGGCGATGCCGTCAACCTGGCGTCGCGCGTGGAACAGCTCAACAAGAAGCACCGTTCCACCGTCCTGGTCACCGAGGCCGTGTACTCCATCGTGCGCGAACAGTATGACTTCAGGCCGCTTCCCGCGGTCCGCGTCAAGGGCCGCAGGAAGCCCGTGAAGATTTACCGGCTCATCTGA
- a CDS encoding trypsin-like serine protease, producing MEINTASIRRGGAVLLAAALAAIALFMPFPGVAEDAGHAFTAIASPLKNSTDLARAQDVQNVFRKIYELYSERVVFISTEQTVNMQQHPFLSDPFFREFFGMPEKEAPRTQKRTGLGTGFVLTEDGYICTNHHVVAGVDKVKVKLGSATYDAVVVGSDERTDVALLKIEPKEKLKPAFLGNSDSVRVGDWAIAIGNPFGLDKTFTMGVVSATGRQNLGQTGGSQGHIQTDASINPGNSGGPLINIDGEVIGINRMIYSQTGGSLGIGFAIPINTAMGILDQLKTHKKIVRGFIGVQIVPLTEEYAKELGLPTAEGALVGAVVQNGPADKAGMKVGDVILSINNRKVKTYFDLVDEVEKTAAGKTVRVEIRREKGTMTLFLTIEEKS from the coding sequence ATGGAAATTAACACCGCATCAATTCGCAGGGGGGGAGCGGTACTGCTCGCCGCCGCGCTGGCCGCGATCGCGCTCTTCATGCCTTTCCCGGGCGTTGCTGAGGACGCAGGTCATGCATTCACGGCGATCGCATCGCCCTTAAAAAACAGCACCGACCTTGCCAGGGCGCAGGACGTGCAAAACGTATTCAGGAAGATATACGAGCTCTACAGCGAGCGCGTGGTATTCATTTCGACCGAGCAGACGGTCAATATGCAACAGCATCCCTTTTTGAGCGACCCGTTCTTCCGGGAATTTTTCGGCATGCCAGAAAAAGAGGCGCCGCGGACGCAGAAACGCACCGGGCTGGGCACAGGCTTCGTACTCACCGAGGACGGGTATATCTGCACCAACCACCACGTGGTCGCGGGCGTGGACAAGGTTAAGGTGAAGCTGGGGAGCGCCACCTACGACGCTGTCGTCGTGGGGAGCGACGAACGCACGGATGTCGCGTTATTGAAAATAGAACCCAAAGAGAAGCTCAAGCCCGCGTTCCTGGGCAACTCCGACTCCGTGAGGGTGGGCGACTGGGCGATCGCGATCGGTAATCCGTTCGGGCTCGACAAGACGTTCACGATGGGCGTGGTAAGCGCGACGGGCCGGCAGAACCTGGGGCAAACGGGAGGCTCGCAGGGCCACATCCAGACGGATGCGTCGATCAATCCCGGCAATTCGGGCGGGCCGCTCATCAATATCGACGGCGAGGTGATCGGGATCAACCGCATGATCTACTCCCAGACCGGGGGGAGCCTGGGGATAGGCTTCGCGATTCCCATCAATACCGCGATGGGCATACTCGATCAGCTAAAAACACACAAGAAGATCGTGCGCGGGTTCATTGGCGTCCAGATCGTTCCCCTGACCGAGGAATACGCGAAGGAGCTGGGTCTCCCGACCGCCGAGGGCGCGCTCGTGGGTGCGGTAGTGCAGAACGGTCCCGCGGACAAGGCGGGCATGAAGGTAGGCGACGTAATCCTTTCAATAAATAACCGGAAGGTGAAGACCTATTTCGACCTGGTGGACGAGGTCGAGAAGACGGCGGCGGGTAAAACCGTGCGCGTCGAGATCCGCCGCGAAAAGGGCACGATGACCCTTTTCCTGACAATAGAAGAGAAATCCTGA
- a CDS encoding response regulator, translating into MFIRASSTAAYRCAAVCLRGIEPFTQPGRCAQTHTKEDSLVMVLQEKRVLIVEDDEGSASLLAEIAGRAGFIPAIAVNGRDALEQFLKNPFALVVTDISMPEMDGGALIDSLTGGEYEPVVIVVTGHAEPSMIIDIMRRGVFDYLVKPVDVNDFSMKLARGYEISRLRRVQRSVERERTARVEKELDWYKWSERLANRESSIVDKSLFHSLHTSFNQGAGFGALLTLLSMIASNAKEENGRYLLDAQMMNLINDNVAVAANILKTFADIDWMLSHDLALESVAYDRLYDLVTETTHSMSREASVREQGMLLSERKPGLVHRSVKIDAGYLQKALAEILMNACKFSERAYPIYVLVEAVDANMLVSVVSRPFADEQGRLGIPLGYENIVFEPFYRMTKAVFEGYTSLDYGLGLSVVDKIMVKHGGKASISNILDYSDLTQEPITKVLASLVLPLQ; encoded by the coding sequence ATGTTCATACGGGCATCCAGCACGGCAGCATATCGATGCGCTGCTGTATGTTTGCGAGGGATTGAACCATTCACGCAGCCTGGGCGATGCGCGCAGACTCACACCAAGGAGGACTCACTCGTTATGGTCTTGCAGGAAAAAAGGGTGCTTATCGTGGAGGACGACGAGGGGAGCGCGAGCCTTTTGGCGGAAATCGCGGGCCGCGCGGGATTTATACCGGCGATCGCCGTGAACGGCAGGGACGCGCTTGAGCAATTTCTAAAAAATCCATTTGCGCTGGTCGTAACCGACATTTCCATGCCGGAGATGGACGGCGGCGCGCTCATAGACAGCCTGACGGGGGGAGAGTACGAGCCGGTCGTCATCGTGGTGACGGGTCACGCCGAACCATCCATGATAATCGACATCATGCGCAGGGGCGTATTCGATTATCTTGTAAAGCCGGTGGACGTGAACGATTTCTCCATGAAGCTCGCGCGCGGGTACGAGATCTCCCGGCTGCGCAGGGTGCAGCGCTCCGTCGAGAGGGAGCGCACGGCGCGTGTGGAAAAGGAGCTCGACTGGTACAAGTGGAGCGAACGCCTGGCGAACCGGGAGTCCTCGATCGTCGACAAGTCGCTTTTCCACAGCCTGCATACGAGCTTCAACCAGGGGGCGGGGTTTGGCGCCCTCCTCACGCTGCTCAGCATGATCGCCTCGAACGCGAAGGAAGAAAACGGCAGATACCTCCTGGACGCCCAGATGATGAATCTCATCAACGATAACGTCGCCGTCGCGGCGAACATCCTTAAAACCTTCGCGGATATTGACTGGATGCTCTCTCACGACCTTGCGCTCGAATCCGTGGCCTATGACCGGCTTTATGATTTAGTTACCGAAACCACACACAGCATGAGCCGAGAAGCCTCGGTCAGGGAGCAGGGTATGCTGTTGTCCGAGCGCAAGCCCGGGCTGGTCCACAGGAGCGTGAAGATTGACGCCGGGTATTTACAAAAAGCGCTCGCCGAAATTCTAATGAACGCGTGCAAGTTTTCAGAGCGCGCATACCCCATATACGTGCTCGTGGAGGCCGTCGACGCGAACATGCTCGTCTCCGTGGTGAGCAGGCCTTTCGCGGATGAGCAGGGAAGGCTGGGTATACCGCTTGGTTACGAAAACATCGTGTTCGAGCCCTTCTACCGGATGACGAAGGCCGTATTCGAGGGCTATACCTCTCTCGATTACGGACTGGGGCTCTCCGTGGTCGACAAGATAATGGTGAAACACGGCGGTAAGGCCTCGATTTCGAATATACTGGATTACAGCGACCTCACGCAGGAACCGATCACCAAGGTCTTAGCGTCGCTGGTCTTGCCCTTGCAATAG
- a CDS encoding alpha/beta fold hydrolase, with protein MRHPHLCWSETGMKKILAVLVSVILGVPLLTGIAYGIYFAATYPRYSYDYRKLPARFEEFYALKQARSRDLGARPGNEERLVRHAPGKTPLAFLYLHGFSGSRIDGEDCVDSVAARYGANAYYLRFPGHGTNKEDQASRSFDEYLDEAADALRMMRLLGDKTIVVGTSMGGLVATYLAAAFPDLVDGAVLCSPFYEYVDPLFKWFEIPGGRYVVEREKGPINYPKTKPPATGWSTHFYAEKYYSSYVSLSDLKRCASRDELFRRIRAPVLLLYYYKDEQNQDVYASVPAMLAAFELFGLDSGRSPLTRKLRVENGSHAMLSVWQIPDRPLVEQAIVDFAGEVAAARSPGRE; from the coding sequence ATGAGACACCCCCACCTGTGCTGGAGTGAAACCGGAATGAAGAAAATCCTTGCTGTGCTCGTCTCCGTGATTCTGGGCGTCCCGCTGCTCACGGGAATCGCGTACGGGATATATTTCGCCGCGACCTACCCGCGATACTCTTACGACTACAGGAAACTGCCCGCGCGCTTCGAGGAATTCTATGCCCTGAAACAGGCGCGCAGCAGGGACCTGGGCGCGCGCCCCGGCAACGAGGAGCGCCTGGTGCGCCATGCCCCGGGGAAAACGCCGCTCGCGTTCCTTTATCTTCACGGGTTCAGCGGGTCCAGGATCGACGGGGAGGATTGTGTCGACAGCGTCGCCGCGCGTTACGGCGCGAACGCCTATTATCTCCGCTTTCCCGGCCACGGGACGAACAAGGAAGACCAGGCCTCGCGCTCGTTCGACGAATACCTGGACGAGGCCGCCGACGCGCTCAGGATGATGCGGCTCCTGGGGGATAAAACCATCGTGGTTGGCACGAGCATGGGGGGCCTGGTCGCCACCTACCTCGCCGCCGCGTTCCCCGATCTCGTGGACGGCGCGGTGCTGTGTTCCCCCTTCTATGAATACGTGGACCCGCTTTTCAAGTGGTTCGAAATCCCCGGCGGAAGGTACGTCGTGGAGCGGGAAAAGGGCCCCATAAACTACCCGAAGACGAAGCCCCCCGCGACGGGCTGGAGCACGCATTTTTACGCGGAAAAATATTACTCCTCGTACGTGAGCCTCAGTGACCTTAAGCGCTGCGCCTCGCGCGACGAGCTTTTCAGGAGGATACGTGCCCCGGTACTCCTGTTGTACTATTATAAAGACGAACAGAACCAGGACGTATACGCGAGCGTGCCCGCGATGCTCGCGGCCTTCGAGCTCTTCGGGCTCGACTCCGGGAGAAGCCCGCTCACCCGGAAGCTCCGGGTGGAAAACGGGTCGCACGCGATGCTCTCGGTCTGGCAGATCCCCGACAGGCCCCTTGTCGAGCAAGCGATCGTCGATTTCGCGGGCGAGGTTGCAGCCGCGCGTTCACCCGGCCGCGAGTAA
- a CDS encoding response regulator, which yields MFIFFPVFAAAFRRFLSVFSCEGMARGADISRGTGAPIPSLTISSRPEPDGCASAPLLFSRALLMRFPGNESYSRTEILSTLRRGTARVRPRPARLPNRRRRFFSCADHASRARNLSCSIFPFLIEFLYIVSRVKENQEMARDCIIIVEDEIIIASDIKRSLESRGYEIPAIAKRGEDAIEAVRKYSPDLVLMDILLAGPMDGIEAARRIRKFIDVPIIYMTANADDITVSGARDTEPYAYLNKPVQERDLFTNIDSALHRHRTEKRLRTSEERYRGLIESIPDIIISLDDSAVITYISPPAEALSGYPVSEIVGKPFTQFMVPALIPQAMSAYEKLRAGENTSNEYNILTKNGIDLWVRATSRPIFVNDKFVGITSILTNITEEKRSHEELTLRHEQLRFAMDEIARSNKDLIAANRKLEEREHEYHSLFTFMLEGSAIHTIVTDDEGTPRDYIIDNVNPMFEKMTGLKFEDVAGKPATLVYASNPPPYLDQYARVALTGESEQFETLYSPLSKHFRISVYSPAVRRFVTTFEDITLRKRDEEIIAASLREKEILIREIHHRVKNNFQLILSMLTLQERHITSDPLTQEFLEAKNRIRAMALVHEKLYGTGDLTRIDLPSYLQVIIRELLASYPRTGMNATLELALQPVELAIGQAVPVGLIINEILTNTLKFAFTPGFAGRPVIRVDMRTGEGNTISISIGDNGVGMPESVNPDTAGTLGLNMVSMLAQQLGAQISFDRTGGTRFTLTFKLA from the coding sequence TTGTTCATTTTTTTCCCGGTCTTCGCGGCGGCTTTCAGGCGCTTCTTGTCCGTCTTTTCCTGCGAAGGCATGGCGCGGGGCGCCGATATTTCCCGTGGTACGGGTGCGCCCATTCCGTCATTGACGATCTCATCGCGCCCGGAACCGGACGGGTGCGCATCGGCCCCCCTTCTTTTCTCCCGCGCCCTGTTGATGAGGTTTCCCGGGAACGAATCCTATTCCCGCACGGAAATTTTGTCAACACTTCGTCGTGGGACGGCGCGGGTTCGGCCCCGGCCCGCGCGATTGCCGAACAGGCGGCGGCGCTTTTTTTCGTGCGCCGACCATGCCTCCCGCGCAAGAAATTTATCTTGTAGTATCTTCCCGTTCCTGATAGAGTTTTTGTATATCGTTTCCCGCGTTAAGGAAAATCAGGAGATGGCCAGGGACTGCATAATCATCGTCGAGGATGAAATCATCATCGCCTCGGATATCAAGCGGTCGCTGGAATCCAGGGGCTATGAGATTCCGGCCATCGCGAAACGGGGCGAGGACGCCATAGAGGCCGTCCGAAAGTATTCACCGGACCTGGTGCTCATGGACATTCTTCTTGCAGGCCCCATGGACGGCATTGAGGCCGCGCGGCGCATCAGGAAATTCATCGACGTACCCATCATCTACATGACAGCGAACGCCGACGATATCACCGTGAGCGGCGCGCGCGACACGGAACCCTACGCCTACCTCAACAAACCCGTCCAGGAGCGCGACCTCTTCACCAATATCGATTCGGCGCTCCACCGGCATCGCACCGAGAAGAGGCTGCGCACCAGCGAGGAGCGTTACCGCGGCCTCATTGAAAGCATTCCCGATATCATCATCTCCCTTGACGATTCCGCCGTCATCACCTATATAAGCCCGCCCGCGGAGGCGCTATCCGGTTACCCCGTTTCCGAAATCGTGGGAAAACCGTTCACCCAATTCATGGTACCCGCCCTGATTCCGCAGGCCATGTCCGCGTATGAAAAGCTTCGCGCCGGTGAAAATACGTCGAATGAATACAACATCCTCACGAAGAACGGCATCGACTTATGGGTGCGCGCTACCAGCCGCCCGATTTTCGTGAACGACAAGTTTGTCGGCATCACCTCGATACTCACCAACATTACCGAGGAGAAACGCTCCCACGAGGAACTCACGCTCAGGCACGAACAGCTCCGATTCGCCATGGACGAGATCGCGCGCTCGAACAAGGACCTCATTGCGGCGAACAGGAAGCTCGAGGAGCGGGAGCACGAGTATCACTCGCTGTTCACCTTCATGCTCGAGGGAAGCGCGATCCACACGATCGTTACGGATGACGAGGGGACGCCCCGCGACTACATCATCGACAACGTAAATCCCATGTTCGAGAAAATGACGGGATTGAAATTTGAGGACGTCGCGGGAAAGCCCGCTACCCTGGTTTACGCGAGCAACCCTCCCCCCTATCTCGACCAGTATGCGCGCGTGGCGCTCACGGGCGAATCGGAACAGTTCGAAACCCTGTATTCACCGTTATCCAAGCATTTTCGAATCTCAGTGTATTCGCCGGCGGTGCGGAGATTTGTGACGACCTTCGAGGATATCACCCTGCGCAAGCGGGACGAGGAGATCATCGCCGCGTCGCTGCGGGAGAAGGAGATACTCATCCGGGAAATTCATCACCGCGTTAAAAACAATTTCCAGCTCATCCTGAGCATGCTCACCCTGCAGGAGCGCCATATCACGAGCGACCCGCTCACGCAGGAGTTCCTCGAGGCGAAGAACCGCATCCGCGCCATGGCGCTCGTGCACGAGAAGCTTTACGGCACGGGCGACCTCACGCGCATCGATCTCCCCTCGTACCTGCAGGTAATCATCCGGGAGCTGCTCGCGTCCTATCCGCGCACCGGTATGAACGCAACGCTGGAATTGGCCCTTCAGCCCGTGGAGCTGGCGATAGGCCAGGCGGTGCCGGTGGGTCTCATTATCAACGAGATACTGACGAACACGCTCAAATTCGCATTCACTCCGGGTTTTGCCGGCCGGCCGGTCATCCGCGTGGACATGCGTACCGGCGAGGGAAATACCATCAGCATCTCGATTGGCGATAACGGCGTGGGGATGCCGGAAAGCGTTAATCCCGATACCGCGGGAACGCTCGGGCTGAACATGGTCTCCATGCTCGCCCAGCAGCTCGGCGCGCAGATATCGTTCGACCGGACCGGGGGCACACGGTTCACGCTGACGTTCAAACTTGCGTGA
- the ygiD gene encoding 4,5-DOPA dioxygenase extradiol translates to MMPVLFIGHGSPMNALLDNPYTRSLAALGASLPRPAAVLVVSAHWLAEETLVQCSERPGQIYDFYGFPEELYRLRYEPQGSPEFAREASRIVKGNGVRCTDGWGCDHAAWAVLRHMYPEADVPVFEMSLNMKLDERAHMERARGLAPMRERGVLILGSGNVVHNLRMLGYDPDMEPFPWAADADAEIAALLDAGDIEGLADFTRAGNPGRLAAPTTEHFLPLLYAAALREPGENLTYVHTGIQHGSISMRCCMFARD, encoded by the coding sequence ATGATGCCGGTCCTTTTCATCGGGCATGGTTCGCCCATGAACGCGCTGCTCGACAATCCTTATACGCGAAGCCTGGCCGCCCTGGGCGCCTCCCTTCCGCGGCCCGCCGCCGTGCTCGTGGTTTCGGCGCACTGGCTTGCCGAGGAGACCCTGGTGCAGTGTTCGGAGCGTCCCGGGCAGATTTACGACTTCTACGGTTTTCCCGAGGAGCTTTACCGGCTTCGCTACGAGCCGCAGGGTTCCCCGGAATTCGCGCGCGAGGCATCACGTATCGTGAAGGGAAACGGGGTCCGATGCACGGACGGGTGGGGATGCGATCACGCCGCCTGGGCGGTGCTCCGGCACATGTATCCTGAAGCGGACGTCCCCGTGTTCGAGATGAGCCTGAACATGAAGCTCGACGAGCGCGCGCACATGGAGCGTGCGCGCGGGCTCGCGCCGATGCGCGAACGGGGTGTGCTCATCCTGGGAAGCGGAAACGTCGTGCACAACCTCCGCATGTTGGGCTATGATCCGGACATGGAGCCCTTTCCCTGGGCCGCGGACGCCGACGCGGAAATCGCCGCGCTTCTGGATGCGGGCGATATCGAGGGACTGGCGGACTTTACACGCGCGGGAAACCCCGGACGCCTGGCGGCGCCCACCACGGAGCACTTTCTTCCGCTGCTCTACGCGGCGGCGCTGCGGGAGCCGGGCGAAAATCTCACGTATGTTCATACGGGCATCCAGCACGGCAGCATATCGATGCGCTGCTGTATGTTTGCGAGGGATTGA